One genomic segment of Acinetobacter sp. C26M includes these proteins:
- a CDS encoding ABC transporter ATP-binding protein: MTDNFDAKAYFKHIYTLPVMLETKQLTQIFKHGASERIVLNQIDLRIHKREFVCVIGSSGCGKSTLSRVVAGLDDYHSGEVLIEGQKIKGPSSERGMVFQGYTLFPWKTVKENVMFGPLMKGISQTRAEEMAREWINIIGLEKYENQFPHELSGGMKQRVAIARALVNEPKILLMDEPFGALDPYTRQKMQKHLMDLWQNIDITILFVTHDMDEAILLADRIVALKANPGEVKEIIEVNLPRPRTMELMHSPEFKQLRERVDLLVHHQEEALDPALQDLPKIPRMTQMSTQK, translated from the coding sequence ATGACGGATAATTTTGATGCCAAAGCCTATTTTAAGCATATTTATACGCTCCCTGTGATGCTAGAAACCAAGCAACTGACACAAATTTTTAAACATGGCGCATCTGAAAGAATCGTACTCAACCAGATCGACCTTCGTATTCATAAACGTGAATTTGTCTGTGTAATTGGTTCTTCAGGGTGTGGCAAATCAACCTTAAGCCGTGTGGTTGCAGGTCTAGATGACTATCATAGTGGTGAAGTTCTGATTGAAGGACAAAAGATTAAAGGCCCAAGTTCAGAACGAGGCATGGTCTTTCAAGGTTACACCTTATTTCCATGGAAAACGGTCAAAGAAAATGTGATGTTTGGCCCCTTGATGAAAGGCATCAGTCAAACCCGTGCCGAAGAAATGGCGCGTGAATGGATTAACATTATTGGCTTAGAAAAATACGAAAATCAGTTTCCACATGAGCTTTCAGGTGGGATGAAACAGCGTGTCGCCATTGCCCGTGCCTTGGTCAATGAACCCAAGATATTACTCATGGATGAACCTTTTGGCGCACTCGATCCTTATACCCGCCAAAAAATGCAAAAGCATTTGATGGACTTATGGCAAAACATTGATATCACTATTTTATTTGTCACGCATGACATGGATGAAGCCATTTTACTGGCAGATCGCATTGTGGCTTTAAAAGCTAATCCGGGTGAAGTCAAAGAGATTATCGAGGTCAATTTACCACGTCCACGAACTATGGAACTGATGCATTCCCCTGAATTTAAACAACTAAGGGAGCGTGTTGATCTGTTGGTACATCACCAAGAGGAAGCCCTAGATCCCGCTTTACAGGATTTACCTAAAATTCCACGTATGACCCAAATGAGTACACAGAAATAA
- a CDS encoding ABC transporter permease: protein MHHSVLSKRKKLYLSLGSFLIPILIWSCVSYLPFIWHPQVQITNTGSATYLQAGTRIDKQAYYAEAQDAVNQGKTPPTGILVNPIYLPAPHQVAKALFTSFTTPPQQADAPWLHQSLWHSIKIVFTAFFISSLIGVPLGILCGFSNTISKLTEPFVEFFRYLPAPAFGALAVAILGINDAPKIAIIVIGTLFQQILIIANTTRMVDRGLVEAGYTLGTNKLKSLFHVVIPAALPDIYRDQRVLLGWAWTYLIVSELIGATSGITWFITQQARYQNFDNVYAAILIIGVIGLLCDLILMKFGSTLFKWKKGV from the coding sequence ATGCATCATTCAGTATTGTCAAAAAGGAAAAAGCTTTACTTGAGTTTGGGATCTTTTCTGATTCCCATCCTGATCTGGAGCTGTGTCAGTTACTTACCTTTTATCTGGCATCCACAAGTTCAAATTACCAATACAGGCTCAGCCACTTATCTACAGGCAGGGACCCGAATAGATAAGCAGGCTTATTATGCAGAGGCTCAAGATGCCGTCAATCAAGGCAAAACACCGCCTACAGGTATTCTGGTCAATCCGATTTATTTGCCTGCTCCGCATCAAGTGGCGAAAGCACTGTTCACTTCGTTTACCACGCCCCCGCAACAGGCCGATGCACCTTGGTTACATCAAAGCCTGTGGCACAGTATCAAGATTGTATTTACGGCGTTTTTTATCTCTTCATTGATCGGTGTGCCGCTTGGCATTCTGTGTGGCTTTTCCAATACCATCTCTAAGCTAACTGAACCCTTTGTCGAGTTCTTTCGCTACCTGCCTGCACCTGCCTTTGGGGCATTGGCGGTGGCGATTTTAGGTATTAATGATGCCCCGAAAATTGCCATTATCGTGATTGGGACCTTATTTCAGCAAATTTTGATTATTGCCAATACCACCCGTATGGTTGATCGCGGCTTGGTTGAAGCAGGCTACACCCTAGGCACTAATAAGCTCAAAAGCCTGTTTCATGTGGTGATTCCTGCGGCACTACCCGACATTTATCGTGATCAACGTGTCTTATTGGGTTGGGCGTGGACATATTTGATTGTATCGGAACTGATTGGTGCGACCTCAGGAATTACATGGTTCATTACTCAGCAAGCGCGTTATCAAAATTTCGATAATGTTTATGCAGCCATCTTGATTATTGGGGTGATCGGACTGTTGTGTGATTTGATTTTAATGAAATTCGGCAGCACCCTGTTTAAATGGAAAAAAGGAGTATAA
- a CDS encoding YfhL family 4Fe-4S dicluster ferredoxin: protein MALLITSACINCDMCLPECPNQAINEGAKVYEIDPQRCTECVDFYEVPTCLAVCPIDCIQPDPAWVESHDQLLIKFNNLNLFNH from the coding sequence ATGGCACTGTTAATTACCAGTGCATGTATCAATTGTGATATGTGCTTGCCTGAATGCCCCAATCAAGCGATTAATGAAGGTGCAAAAGTCTATGAAATCGACCCACAACGTTGCACTGAATGCGTTGACTTTTATGAAGTACCCACCTGCCTTGCTGTCTGTCCCATCGATTGTATTCAGCCTGACCCAGCGTGGGTGGAATCCCATGATCAACTGCTTATAAAATTCAATAATCTTAATCTATTCAATCATTAA